In Monodelphis domestica isolate mMonDom1 chromosome 1, mMonDom1.pri, whole genome shotgun sequence, the sequence ACTTGCGAATGACAGCTCCAATACTGCTGGCTACCACGCAGAGGGCACCACCCACTGTCCACCATGTGGGCATTTTATTCAGGAAAATAATCTGAAGTATGAAAGCAAAAACCACGTCCATTGTTTTCATGAGGGCCACGGGCCCTGCTTTTTCTATCTGAACCGCTTTTGTAAGAAAAATCTGCCCCCCCAAGCCAAAAAGTCCAATGAGTATCAAGAACAGCCTGTCCAGTCCACAGTGGGGCAAACGCCACTCGTTCAGGACGCAGAGGATGATGAGGGATTCCACGAGTCCGATCACAACATAATACCAGATGTTGAGCAGGTAGTGCACTGATTTCCCCATCTTTCTCAGAATCACGAGGGTCAGGGCGATACACATGGCTCCCGCCAAGGCGGCTAACACGCCTCGGTAGTGGTAGGAATGGCTCTCTTCCATCCCTTCCGTGCTGGAGCCAAACAGAAATGTTGGTCTGGTGATGAGGACCGTGCCGGTGATGGCAAAGAGAGTGAAGACGACATCCCACAGACTGTATTTTTCCTTGAGATATATCCAAGCAAACAAGGAAGTAAAAACTGGACTGGTGAAGGTGATCACCGTTGCATCAGCAATGGGCATCAACTGGAAAGCGTAGTAGAGAAGGATCATTGCTGTGGCGCCAAAGACTCCCCTGAGGAAAAGGTAAATGCGTTTGCCTTTTGGTCCTAAAAACCCCGTtctgtaaattaaaataaagagaagTGTATGTAACATTTCCTTAGTGTTGATTTGCAGATTTTGGCGATCCTGTAAAAACTCATTAATGGATAACGTGGATTATTAAATGGATGAGGTGGCATCCCAGAGATGCTAATGACAGAAAATAGGAGATAGAGAGAACAGAAAAGGACTGAAGAAGTAAATTTTTTTGGCCACAATCATCTGACCAGTTGTTGCTTTTAAGTCAAActacaaaatacaaataaattaattaattaaaaaaaaaacgaggcagctgggtgactaagtggattgagagccaggcctagagatgggaggtcctaggttcaaatctggcctcagacacttcctagctgtgtaactctgggtaagtcacttgaccctcattgcctagcccttaccactctcctgccttggagtcaatatacagtattgactccaagatggaacgtaaggctttaaaaaaaaatttttttttttaaatcaaactgcatataccttttgatccagggaTACTACTACAactaggtctgtatcacaaagagagtaaaaaaaaatgggaaaggatctgtttgtacacaaatatttagagctgcattttttgaggtagcaaagcattagaaactaaagggatttcCGTCCctcaaattggggaatggctgaacaaattgtggtagatgagggtgatggaatactatggttaTTCTATGgaataatgaacagaatgatttctgaaagaactgatgcagagttctTTCTGCATCATATATaagcagaagtaggagaacattgtacacagtaaccacAATATCGTGGAATGATAAAagtgtgatagactttgctactatctgcaatgcagtgatccaagacaattctgagggatttatgacaaagaatgatatccacatccagagaaagaactgtgggaatagaaatgcagacaAAACAGATGATTCATTACTTGACTATTTGGATATAtgcttggggttttggttttataagattattaacttacaaaaattaacaatatgggaatatgttttgcttgataatacatgtataacccagacatgaatttcttgtcaactccaggaggggtaagggaagaaaggagagagacaacatgaatgcTATAACTctggaaaatgtatgtggaaatttgttattaaaataaaataaagaaagaaaaaaaagagaaaaagacaagaaaaatactATTCCCAgccaaaaaaagaagcaaataaatgTAACAAAGGTaggaaatttgtcattaaaataaaaaagaaaaagacaagaaaaaactATCTccagtcaaaaaataaataaatttaacaaaagtagaaaaattgttattaaaataaagaaaaatactatcCCCAGCCAAAAAAGAAGTACATAAATGTAATCAAAGTAGgaagtttattaaaataaaaaaagaaaaaggaaagaaaaatactatctccaaccaaaaaaacaaaagaagcaaATAATTGTAATGAAAGTAgaaaatgtgttattaaaataaaataaagaaaaagaaaagtactaTCCCTACCCgaaaaagaagcaaataaatgTAACAAAGGtaggaaatttattattaaaataaaggaaaaaaagaaaaggaaaataaaaatactatccCCAGttaaaaaaggaagcaaataaatataacaaaagtaggaaatttgttattaaaataaagaaaaaaagaaaagaaaaatactatccCCAACcccaaaaaggaaacaaataaatgtaatgaaagtagaaaaactattaaaagaaaataaagaaaaaagaaagaaaaatactatcCCCATGCCTCCCCTCCGTGCCTCCCCTACCCCCCCAAAGAAGCAAGTAAATgtaaggaaagtgagaaaaagggaaaaaaaccaaactgcATAGTTTGGAAAACTCTTCTGCCATATAAAGGAGTTGAAGAGTGATAATGATCATCACACTCAAGAAAAATGTTGATATATTAAACAAAAATTGTAtaattaagtgcctgctgtgtgccctggagacacaaattcagaagacaatCCAAGCTGACATTAGACTGCAAACTCATcgagggcagggaccatctttgGTGTGTTCTGATATTTGACATGCTTATACAGCAAGCACTTAATGAATATATATTGACTGATTGGCTCTCCTGGAGGAACATGTCATCTTAGCAGGTAAGTAATTCCAAGATTAAAGACCTGATGGCTGGTGGCAGGACTAGATCCCCTTCTAGGATTCCAGACAGTGATTATTTGTGACTCTCTGGCATTATTAACACTGCAAGAGAAGCACATCATTCTTAACAAAATCTCAGACACACAAAAGCAGTTTAGAGGATTGGGATAATGCctttaaagaaactgaaaagaaagcataaaataaaatggatagaatAGTGTTCTACAGACCATCCTCTCGCTGTCACAAACAGCCggagatttattttttcattttcttttttttaaaaactgaggctttagaaagggagagagaagtgtATCAAACTTACCGGTGTCAGATTCTGAGTGGGCTATCATATTTAAAAGAcaagatgtcccaaaagtcttagtgcagagAAAAGCTCTAGTAACTTAGCTTAAAAAGACTTTTAGGACACtcggtttgttttttaaatttttcattcctattcactaaaaaaaaaaacaagactcaCAATTTTTATATGGCATTGAGTGAAAAAATTAACTGGATTCTTGATCTATATATTTCCTTCATTATCCGGCATGAAAAACTACTTTAAATAAACAGTCTTAAAAAATGGATCATCTTGTGCGATAGTAAGGTTCAGAGTGGTAAGAATGGTATAGAGAAAAATCCCTTCTTCACGGGGTAGGAAGATGACTTCACTGACCTCTCAGGCCTTATATATAATAATGCAGGATTCTGCGAATGTGTCAGTGagagggaaattatttttaagtaacTGAAAAATACAGTttacatttaggattttctttctttccagctTGAGAGCTCCCTGTCCTTGACCCCCTGACAATCCAAGGAATTCTAGttcatcctttccttccccccaaagGCATTTTGGTGAGATTTAGAGGGTTACAGTCTCCTACCCCTAACACAGGGGAGGCAGAAGGAGAGAGTGGAGGACTGGTGTGAGAGCAGATTGGTAGGGACAGAGAAaacaatatttctcttttctccacatATGCAGACAAACAATCTATTAAATAAGTACTTTTGTGTGTGCAACatacaaaatattattatatcacaTTTAACAATATTATGTCATTATATTGTTATATCCTTTTAATGAGACCCAGGAAAAGCTGGTCATGGTTAGATATCTAGGTTACTGAGCAATGTTAACAGGGTCAATGAAGATTCTTCACCCTGAAcaaattttagatttagattaatTTAGGACAACTTAAGAAAAATGATTAAACCCCTCATTTTAGTCAAAGTAATACTTACTTTTTGTGTATTAAGCAAGGAAGAACAAATAACATTTGGAATATACATCGAAATGCACTAATTTCTGCTGAATGCatatcttgtattttttttactaataaagAAGCCACTGAGAAAAGGAAGGCAGACAATAATGTATAAAACAAGCCAAGTCCAGGGCAGGAAGCTTTCTTCTTAGCTTCTGAAAAAAGATTAAATTCCAATTAGTTGATTTGTTTTCATAAGTACTTCTGTTAGTTACAAATAGTTATATTGGTTAGAAATTTGGGGGAAATCCCATAGTatccaaaaaagtaaataaattcacaaattttactttttaaaccaCCCATTCACCAGAATTAAATCAGCTTTTCACCTGCCAATTTACAAAGGAAGTTTGGTCCCACGCAtccatttttttccacatttGATCCTTATACATAGCCATGTTTTAGAATTACAGAAATACCATCACTCCTCCCATTGTCTATAAACAAAACTCTGAAACTCCCTGCCAAGATGATAggaaaaaccctgaaaaatgcTTTGCCAAAGAGATAGGGGAAAATCAAATTAGCCCATCTCAAAACATGCATTTTATTATGGATGCCAAATAATAAGTATTCTCTAACTATTAATGTGTTAGaacaaaaatgtatttcaaaaaagtattttatgcAAGGCATCATGTTAGCAACACTAGGAGGCAGCATTAGCTAATAAATACAGATGCTTTCTATGGTGATCCTGAAACATTAAATTTAGCTTTTTCATGTGTCCTGATCTTATCTTACCCCATAGACAGTAAATTCCTTGAGATTGAGAAGGATTGTCTTATACTTCTTTGTAATTCCCATAGAGcctcatataattatataattatttatatttttattattatataatgccTTTCCCATAAGTGtataactatttcatttttatttaaatgagatTTGGCCTTTTATCATCTGAAGTTAATAGGTAGCATGCCacctctggagtcagaagacctgagtctgAATCCTTTCTCTGCTACTTTCTACCTGTATCGCCTGTCTCAGTTCCCTCTCAGATCTCcatcagctctaaatctatgattttaggaTTCTGGGTCCTGTTGATGATGCTACGAGCTCAACTGTAAATCTCAATATCCCTTATAGTCCTAAGAGAGGCGTCAAGAGCTGATAGCAACAGCCAAGGGGCTTCTCCTTGGTGATAGTGTAATCAATCTGGCACAAGTAAATTAGGTCCAGTATAAGACAGACTGTCAGGGATCACTAACTTTTAAACCTACCACAGTACAACCATCTAGATTTCCAAGGGCAGCTACCCTGGTGGCACTTCAGTTATATTAGAAATAACTCTTAGAAAAGTCCATAAAACAGTTCTCCAAGTTAGGGGTGGAAGGCCAACCATGTGGCAGGCTTTGCAAACTAGAATTATAATGTTCAAAACAGGAATGTACAGGGTTAGCCACTAAACGCTCCTGTTTAAGgatgttaaaaaaacaacaaattaaaaaaaaaaggttctacttttttttgttttgttttgttttttaacccttattttctgtcttggaatcaatattgagtattagtttcaaggcagaagatcagtaaagaGTAGGCCatggggggttaagtaacttacccagggtcacccagctaggaagtgtctgaggccagattggaagccagaatctcctgtctggctctctatccactgagccacctggctgcctccctctatttgtataaatgtatatgtcaaTATAATTGTAGGTACAAAATCACTTTTACATAGATTTCAACCTCTGAGGTCCATTACCTTTTTTACAAGTGAGGTAATTCACAGACTGAAATATAAGTATGATCATGGGAGCAGCCTTTCCAAGGATATTTCTAAAAACTTCTCATTTGTATTTAAGATTGGGATTGCTCACTTAATAGATACCTGTGTGCACAAATTTGGCTAGGTTATACTTAGGAAGTCATTCATGCATGTAGCCCAAATCCCCTAGTTTATATTGGGCATGAAAACAAGAACTACACATATTTCATCCCAGAagaatgaaattttcaaaaactGTTGCAAATTAAGTGGTGTGAAATACATATCTCCATTGTGGTTAGGATTTAGAAATTACATTTCTGAAATTTCATAATTCAGATCcaaaaaaaatagtttctttttaaagaaaaacatgcaTGGAGCCTGAACTCCTGGTCTagaacagggggaaaaaaaccacagTTCTCGGATAGAAATGTTTCTCTTTTCTGTAATTCCATAGTTAGTCATTTACCTAATTTTATTatactttcttcatattttaactTAAGAAATTCTTTTAACTTAAATAGTACATTTTAGCTGTAATCATACACACATGAATATAATGCAATTATATTCATAAATGGGACAAGTGGAACAGGACAATGGGGAATGGATGGGACTGGTTATATAGGGATAGTGGGTGAGGATTTAATCCTATTCAAACTGGCAGATACAAATTTGCCCCATTCCATCTTTTCACTTCTCTCTGAAGCTGCTTCAAATCTGGCTGGGAAGATTAGAGGTTTGTTAAACAATCAGAGGACTGTTGGGGCAAATAACTGGAAGGACAACACAAAAGACGCTACAAAGCATCAAGAGTTCACTGGGGAGAAACTCCTGTGAACTAGAATAGTTAGAGAAAACTTCATGAAGGTGGAAGGACTTGAGCTAGGTCTTTAGAAAAGTGCTGTCAGGTAGCCCAgcggatagagcactggtccaggaaaacctaagttcaaaaacatttactagctgtgtgattttgggtgagtcatttaaacctgtttgcctcagtttcctgacctgTAAAACGAACCTGGAGAacgaaatggcaaactactctgacatctttgccaagaaaactccaaaagagagtcatgaagagttagaacCAACTGCATGacaacaaaatattttgcaaagaCAGATGGACTGATTCACCCCCTCTTCCCTCAAAGACTGGAGCTTCAAGTACTTCTTTATCTTCTTGAGCACTTAACAGAGTACTTTCCATAGGGTAGACATTTAATTAATAAACTGAATTTGGACAAATGAATTATGAACAAAAGCAAGTCTGGAAAAGTGGTCTGGAAAAAGTTTTGGAAGACCTTGAGTGCCTTGAGACAGAAGGGGTTCAAACAGCCTTGCTGGACAACATTCACATTTCAATTATTGGCAATAACAGATGGGAGCAGCAGTGGAGATCACCTAAAGTAGCATTTGTCCTTGTAATGTGGTTCTGGGTTTATACTTGAATATGAAAGAATATTCTTCTAAAACAGGAATGTTTCCAACCCTAATAATGAATGCCACCAGTGATGTTAAGCCAAAGCACTCTATAAACTTCAGCTATTATTATAATGCTCAagtttacaaagaaaaagaaattatcagtTTTTTAAGATAAAACTTTTTGAAAAGATTTATGGAAAGAACAGAAGTTGGCCATATGTTGGAAAGAAATGGCCAGAGTAAATACACTTACTATAGAGGGTAATGACATTTAAATGTTACTTTCTAAggtttgttttccaaaatgaccTTTTTTATTCCTACCAAGGAGCCTTCAGTGCTTCAACTTACATAGTTTCAATAAACCTACCAAATGTTATTATTAAGAATGATGACTGAAACCAGAAGTAAagtgtgtcccaaaagtcttggtggGGTTACAACTTTTGGGAAAccctatattttttaaagtttttttatcCTAATATCTGGTTTTCATATTACCATAATCATCTCCAGTATCCCCACCTCCTCCCAGAAAGCCATTCCATataataaattgtatttttttaagaaaggtaaaaaaaatcagCACACTTGATTAATACAGTGAAAAAGCCCCAAAATACATGCAATTTTTTAGAATATCTTTGAATCTTCCACCTCCagcaaggggaggagggaaattgTAAAAATGCCTTGTATTTTGGTGTGATTATTTAATTTTGATCATTTGGCCATATAGCAATGATTTCTGAAATGAAGCGtggttaccccccccccccaattaattAAAGCTTACACATTATTTCATAGAATAAGCAATTATGTGCTTTATGCCAAGATAGAGAAACCATGGAGTTACCAGCAATAAATATCACGAATAATTGAATGAGCGTGGAAAATACCCACTCAGCATTATATTGAAACAGCCCATTATTAGGTAGATAAGATGCTCTAGCTAGTCAGCAGCAGAGATAAATGACAAGCCACCCCCTTCACCACACACCACAGTAGTGACAAAGGTCTATGTACCATAACAAGGACTAAGGACCATAAGGAGAGCAGGAAGGAAATTACAACCAATCAAATGACAAGTATTTCTTTTAATCCCTCctctcctattttatagatgaaaattcAAAGCCTGAGCAAGGAAGTGAgttttccaaggtcacaaaaccaCTTTACAGGACAAAACTCAAATCTGATGGGTCTTTCTCCTAGGCATACTACCAGCCTTCCAGAATTAGACCTTCCAGCCTAATtctatacattttataaaatttcaaaatacttGCTATACTTTCCCCCACTACCTTCTAATCTATTTCTATAAATCTCACTGATTTTTTATCCATTCTTTACTCTACACACACATACCTAATCTAATTCTATGCATTTCAAGgacttccctcccctttcttttacttttagcCTAATTCTACATATTTCACGAAATTATTatactttctcctttcccccacgGCCTTTTTCTACAAACCTATTTATACAAATTTCATAGAATTTTGGGGCTTTCTATACTTCCCCCTCTGCCTTCTAGCCTAATTCTATACATTTCCTGGACTTTTCCCTGTTTTCTTTACTTCTAAACTAATTTGTACCATACGGTATCTAACTGGGCGTTCCATCCACGCTGTTCAACTTAATTGAAATTAGTCTTTGGAGATGGGTTAAGGCGGATAACAGTTTTCTAAATTCGGGGAAGGGTCTGAGAAGTCGGCAGTATTTTGGGGCTCTCCCGAACTAATAGAGGCTGTAtggttttttaaagaatgattccCGCCCCCAGATCCATCGCTCCCCGGGGCCCTTGGGTTCCCTGGAGCGCGGCGCAACGCTTGCAGGAGCCCAGGCTCTACAACGCGCTCTGCCGCAATAGCACTTGACCTCACTTGAtcaagttcaaattcaggctcGCTTGCCTGCCTGCCCGCTAGCCAGAACTCTTGGGGCTGGGGGCTGGCTGCCCGCAGGCGCGCGGTTCCCGGGAGGGTCCCCAGGTAGGCACAGCCCGGTCAGGCTCCGCATACTTTGCTCTGGGAGTCGGGACCAGGAGGATGCTCAGTCGGCGTCTCGCCTGCCGCCCCGGCCCCTCTGACCCGGGCTGCGGGCCGTGGGCACCGGCAGCGGGATCTATGGTCAGCCCGCCGCACTCACCAGGGTTTTCGTTTGGGACCTGGCAGGAGCAAGCATCGCCAGCGGCGGGCTGTAGCGGGGCCGGGTCTGCCGCCGGCTCCTCGTCCGGGCGGCCGCTCCGCTGCAGGGGCTCCTCCTCGGGAGCCTGCAGCGCCGGCCCTCGGAGCTCGGGCTCCCGCGGCTCGGCCGTTACAGCACCCCTACCACCTCCCATCCTGCAGCCCCGGCCGGGAGGCACTGGCACCCGCCCGCCTCGCAGCCAGGGCTCTTCCGGCAGCCGGCCGGCTGGCGCATGCGCGCGGCTGTCCCTCCAGCCTCCGAGAAA encodes:
- the SLC35G1 gene encoding solute carrier family 35 member G1, whose translation is MGGGRGAVTAEPREPELRGPALQAPEEEPLQRSGRPDEEPAADPAPLQPAAGDACSCQVPNENPEAKKKASCPGLGLFYTLLSAFLFSVASLLVKKIQDMHSAEISAFRCIFQMLFVLPCLIHKKTGFLGPKGKRIYLFLRGVFGATAMILLYYAFQLMPIADATVITFTSPVFTSLFAWIYLKEKYSLWDVVFTLFAITGTVLITRPTFLFGSSTEGMEESHSYHYRGVLAALAGAMCIALTLVILRKMGKSVHYLLNIWYYVVIGLVESLIILCVLNEWRLPHCGLDRLFLILIGLFGLGGQIFLTKAVQIEKAGPVALMKTMDVVFAFILQIIFLNKMPTWWTVGGALCVVASSIGAVIRKWCYSLQNGHHSKNRFAK